The nucleotide window GGGTCCGTGGCGGCGGTTGTGGCACATCACGTTGCCGAGCCTGAAGGGCTTGTTCATCCTGTTGTTGATCTTGCGGTTGGGCAACAGCCTGTCGGTCGGTTTCGAGCAGATCATTCTGCAGCAGGGGCCGGTCGGGTTGGAGGCCAGTGAGGTGCTGGACACCTGGGTCTACAACAACGGCATCATCGGCGGGAACTGGGGAATGTCGGCGGCGGCCGGTCTGGTGAAGAGTGTGATCGGGATCTTGCTGGTGATCGGGGCGAACAAGTTGGCTCACGTGTTCGGTGAGCGGGGGGTGTACGAGAAGTGACGACGTTGGAAGCTGCCGAGCACGAGGCCGAGGCCAAGGGCACCCCGCAGTCGACGGTGAAGACGCGCAAGCGGCCGGTGTGGATGGAGCGGCCGAATCCGCTGGTCCAGGTGGTGAAGGCGATCGCGCTGTTCATCTCGGTGATCTTGGTGATCATCCCGTTCTGGTCGGTGTTGGCGACGTCGCTGGCCGATCAGAAGACGATCAACAAGTCGGCCGGTGGCATGGTGATGTGGACCAGTTCTCCGTCGCTGAACGCCTACAAGGCGATCTTGTCGGGTGGCGTGGTCACCCGCGCGATGATCATCTCGATCGGGATCACGGTGGTCGGCACCCTGTTGTCGCTGGCGACCACGGCCGGGTTGGCGTACTGGTTGTCGCGTAAGTCGTTCGGCTCCAAGCCGATGTTGTTGCTGTTGCTGGGTGCGGTGTTGTTCACGCCGGGTCTGATTCCCAGTTATCTGGTGGTCAAGGAGTTCAACCTGTTGGACTCGTGGTGGTCGTTGATCCTGCCGGTGATGGTGAACGCGTTCAACGTGATCGTGATGCGGGCGTTCTTCCAGGAGCTGCCGCAGGAGTTGTTCGAGTCCGCCGAGATCGACGGTGCGTCGAGCTTCACGATCTTGACCCGGATCGTGTTGCCGTTGTCGAAGGCGGTGCTGGCGGTGATCGGCCTGTTCTACGCGGTCGCCTACTGGAACGCGTTCTTCAACGCCCTGCTGTACATCCAGACCACCGACAAGTGGCCGATGGCGCTGGTGCTGCGGACGTTCGTGGTCAACCAGACCACCATCGGTGGCGACCAGGTCGGGATGTCGGAAGTGATGCCGCCGCAGTTACCGCTGCAGATGGCCATCCTGGTGGTCGCGATCGTACCGATCCTGATCGTCTACCCGTTCCTGCAACGCCACTTCGCCAAGGGCGTCATGATCGGCGCCGTCAAGGGCTGAGGTCGTCACCACCGAAGTCAGCCGGATCGAAGTCCCACCTGCGTCGGCGGTCGGGTTGCCGTACGCATCTCTTTCACACCGTCAATCAACCGACGGAACAGATTCAAGGAGGAATTTGTGTCCATCTTCACCAAGCCCAGGGTCAGCCGCCGGGCCCTGCTTGCCGGTGCCGGTGGCGCGGCCCTGTTGGCGGGCAGTACGACGCTGTCCGGCTGCAGCAAGGGCGGCACCGCCGACACCAACACGGCGTCGAAGAACGAGTCGGTAAAACTGCCGACCTACGTCGCCTACACCGGCCTGAAGCCGGATCTTCCGGGCACCGAGCAAGGTGTCGATCCCGCGTTCCGTCGGTTCCCGTCCGACAACCCGAAGTCTGTCCCGGACAAGCCGGGCACCGGCAAGGAGACGGTCACCGGGATGGCGAACATCTACTACGCCGTCCCGCCGGGCCCGCCGAAGAACACCTACTGGGCCGGACTGAACGAGCGCATGGGCATCGACCTGAAGTTGCAGATGGTCGGCAACGCGGACTACACGCAGAAGTTCGCCACCACCATCGCCGGCTCGGACCTGCCCGATGCGCTACAGATGCAGGTTGTGGCCAACTTCCCGTCGCTGCTGGACAAGCAGTTCACCCCGCTGGACGAATACCTGGCCGGCGACGCGGTGAAGGATTACCCCAACCTGGCCAACATCCCGACCTTCACCTGGAAGTCGGCGATCTACAACGGGAAGATCTACGGCATCCCGATTCCGCGCGGCAAGATCGGCAGCTACAACTTCATCCGCCAGGACCTCTTCGAGGCCAAGGGGCTCTCACCCGAACCCAAGGGCTACGACGAGCTGATTGCGACCACCAAGGCGCTCACCGATCCGAAGAAGCGGCGTTGGGCGTTCAGCCTGATCGGCCAGCCGTTCGGCATCTTCGGCCGGATGAACGGCGAACCGAACGGGTGGCGCGAGGAGGGCGGCAAGCTCACCAACCGGTACGAGACCGACGAGTACAAGCAGTCGCTCACCGACATGATCGCGATGTGGAAGAGCGGCGTGATCCATCCCGACGCGTTCGACACCTCGCAGCCGTTCAAGCAGCTCTTCAACGCGGGCACTTGTGCGATCAACGCTCACGACGGTTATCCGGGCTGGACCCAGTACATCCTGGACAACGAATCGACGCCGGGCTTCAAGCTCGGCCTGATGCCGGACTACAAACGCGACGGATCCGGTCTGGCTCATTGGGCGTACGGCGGGGGCGTCTACTCGA belongs to Microlunatus elymi and includes:
- a CDS encoding carbohydrate ABC transporter permease — encoded protein: MTTLEAAEHEAEAKGTPQSTVKTRKRPVWMERPNPLVQVVKAIALFISVILVIIPFWSVLATSLADQKTINKSAGGMVMWTSSPSLNAYKAILSGGVVTRAMIISIGITVVGTLLSLATTAGLAYWLSRKSFGSKPMLLLLLGAVLFTPGLIPSYLVVKEFNLLDSWWSLILPVMVNAFNVIVMRAFFQELPQELFESAEIDGASSFTILTRIVLPLSKAVLAVIGLFYAVAYWNAFFNALLYIQTTDKWPMALVLRTFVVNQTTIGGDQVGMSEVMPPQLPLQMAILVVAIVPILIVYPFLQRHFAKGVMIGAVKG
- a CDS encoding type 2 periplasmic-binding domain-containing protein — translated: MSIFTKPRVSRRALLAGAGGAALLAGSTTLSGCSKGGTADTNTASKNESVKLPTYVAYTGLKPDLPGTEQGVDPAFRRFPSDNPKSVPDKPGTGKETVTGMANIYYAVPPGPPKNTYWAGLNERMGIDLKLQMVGNADYTQKFATTIAGSDLPDALQMQVVANFPSLLDKQFTPLDEYLAGDAVKDYPNLANIPTFTWKSAIYNGKIYGIPIPRGKIGSYNFIRQDLFEAKGLSPEPKGYDELIATTKALTDPKKRRWAFSLIGQPFGIFGRMNGEPNGWREEGGKLTNRYETDEYKQSLTDMIAMWKSGVIHPDAFDTSQPFKQLFNAGTCAINAHDGYPGWTQYILDNESTPGFKLGLMPDYKRDGSGLAHWAYGGGVYSITSLKKQDSPDKIKLILRMLNYLAAPFGTEEYLYRLYGQEGVDHKKTAAGDPVLTATGTANTVIPIRYLADAPYTVYQPGRPQDADTQHKYQSLEIPTGIANPTVGLFSNAYASKNATIDKNFNDGVNQIIQGHKPISELDSLLSAWRSGGGDQMRKEYEEQLQKNGGAK